Proteins found in one Oncorhynchus keta strain PuntledgeMale-10-30-2019 chromosome 2, Oket_V2, whole genome shotgun sequence genomic segment:
- the LOC118400097 gene encoding serine/threonine-protein phosphatase 2A 55 kDa regulatory subunit B delta isoform encodes MAGVAGGNDFQWCFSQVKGAIDEDVAEADIISTVEFNHSGEFLATGDKGGRVVIFQHEQECKNRPHLRGEYNVYSTFQSHEPEFDYLKSLEIEEKINKIRWLPQQNSAHFLLSTNDKTIKLWKISERDKRAEGYNLKDEDGRLRDPFRITSLRVPVLMPMDLMVEASPRRVFANAHTYHINSISVNSDHQTYLSADDLRINLWHLEITDRSFNIVDIKPANMEELTEVITAAECQPNQCNVFVYSSSKGTIRLCDMRAAALCDRHTKFFEEPEDPSSRSFFSEIISSISDVKFSHSGRYMMTRDYLSVKVWDLNMENRPVETYQVHEYLRSKLCSLYENDCIFDKFECCWNGSDSAIMTGSYNNFFRMFDRNTRKDITLEASRESSKPRGTLKPRKVSTGGKRKKDEISVDSLDFNKKILHTAWHPKENVIAVAATNNLYIFQDKIN; translated from the exons ATGGCAG GAGTTGCCGGTGGAAATGACTTTCAGTGGTGTTTCTCACAAGTGAAGGGGGCAATAGATGAAGATGTTGCGGAAG CGGATATCATCTCAACGGTTGAATTCAACCATTCTGGAGAGTTTCTAGCAACTGGAGACAAGGGAGGCAGAGTTGTCATATTTCAACATGAACAGGAG TGTAAAAATAGACCACATCTGCGAGGGGAATACAACGTCTATAGCACATTTCAGAGTCACGAACCTGAATTTGACTACTTGAAAAGTTTAGAAATTGAGGAAAAAATTAACAAAATAAGATGGTTACCCCAACAAAACTCTGCTCACTTTCTGCTCTCAACAAATG ATAAAACTATCAAATTGTGGAAGATCAGTGAACGAGACAAGCGGGCTGAGGGTTACAACTTGAAAGACGAAGATGGACGTCTCAGGGATCCCTTTAGAATTACCTCCCTGCGG GTACCAGTTCTGATGCCCATGGATCTCATGGTAGAAGCAAGTCCTCGGAGGGTGTTTGCCAACGCTCATACATATCATATTAATTCCATTTCTGTAAATAGCGATCATCAAACGTACCTCTCCGCTGATGACCTAAGAATTAACCTATGGCACTTGGAAATCACTGACAGAAGCTTTA ACATTGTAGACATCAAGCCTGCCAACATGGAGGAACTGACAGAGGTGATCACAGCTGCTGAGTGCCAACCAAACCAATGCAATGTATTTGTGTACAGCAGTAGCAAAGGCACCATACGCCTCTGTGACATGCGAGCAGCAGCACTCTGCGATAGGCACACTAAGT TCTTTGAGGAGCCTGAGGATCCAAGCAGCAGGTCGTTCTTCTCTGAGATCATCTCGTCCATTTCTGACGTGAAGTTCAGTCACAGCGGGCGCTACATGATGACACGGGACTACCTCTCTGTCAAGGTGTGGGACCTCAACATGGAGAACAGGCCAGTCGAGACATATCAG GTTCACGAATACCTTCGCAGCAAGCTCTGTTCATTGTATGAAAATGACTGCATCTTTGACAAGTTTGAGTGCTGCTGGAACGGTAGCGACAG TGCAATCATGACTGGCTCCTACAACAACTTCTTCCGGATGTTTGACCGCAACACCAGGAAGGACATTACACTGGAGGCCTCCAGGGAGAGCAGCAAACCGCGTGGCACACTCAAACCCCGCAAAGTCTCCACTGGAGGCAAGAGGAAGAAAGACGAAATTAGCGTGGACAGCCTGGATTTCAACAAGAAGATCCTGCACACCGCCTGGCACCCCAAAGAAAATGTCATCGCTGTGGCAGCCACCAACAACCTGTACATTTTCCAGGATAAGATCAACTAA